The following coding sequences lie in one Ignavibacteria bacterium genomic window:
- a CDS encoding tetratricopeptide repeat protein encodes MIFTKYISFLVLLCLMACSSSKHEQNDSLPEIQHGNSLMESANQLMKSNKMESALGIYKQAFDQFALIDDVEGKFKSTISMIKALILLSDYERAEILLNSVRAAGNVSNDLNENYELLRIEFFLSKKDFDNVKQLTETSKIEKYSNRVFLLMTTYRIKALQLMSQDYSKELRTLTQALHLIEQEEEAFLSLEISDIEFINFTLGTVRLSEKEFTAAEKHFLEGLSLSKQTGDYRSIGDNLFQLGLVNKELLNFDKSLEYLYRAADVYEVLKDSSGVERIRSIIKEMKHSGK; translated from the coding sequence ATGATATTTACAAAATATATTTCTTTTCTTGTGTTGTTATGCTTAATGGCTTGTTCATCTTCGAAACACGAACAGAATGACTCTTTACCTGAAATTCAGCATGGGAATAGTCTGATGGAATCTGCAAACCAATTGATGAAATCTAATAAGATGGAATCTGCATTGGGAATTTATAAACAAGCGTTTGATCAATTCGCACTCATAGATGATGTTGAAGGGAAATTCAAGTCGACTATTAGTATGATTAAAGCTTTGATTTTGCTGTCAGATTATGAACGTGCTGAAATTCTGCTGAATAGCGTGAGAGCTGCTGGAAACGTTTCAAATGATTTAAATGAAAATTATGAACTTCTGCGTATAGAGTTTTTCTTATCAAAAAAAGATTTTGATAATGTTAAGCAATTAACCGAAACTTCAAAGATTGAAAAGTATTCAAACCGTGTTTTTCTTCTTATGACAACATATCGTATTAAAGCACTGCAATTAATGTCGCAAGATTATTCGAAGGAGTTACGGACATTAACACAAGCACTTCACTTGATAGAGCAAGAGGAAGAAGCTTTTCTGAGTCTGGAAATTTCAGATATTGAATTTATTAATTTTACTCTCGGTACTGTCCGTTTGAGTGAAAAAGAGTTTACAGCAGCTGAAAAACATTTTTTAGAAGGATTGAGTTTGTCAAAGCAAACCGGTGACTACAGAAGTATAGGCGATAATCTATTTCAACTTGGATTAGTCAATAAAGAATTACTGAACTTTGACAAATCATTGGAATATCTTTATCGTGCAGCGGATGTATATGAAGTGCTTAAAGATTCATCTGGAGTCGAGAGGATTAGATCAATTATTAAAGAAATGAAACATAGTGGGAAATGA
- a CDS encoding STAS domain-containing protein: MEDLTNLFEVQNLTNVSILKSKTKRTTVEIAASLKELLNKLIAEEGRNILLIDLSEVELVESSFLGAIVYAYKETMQRKGTIKVLVTNAVVYDRFILTQLDKLFEIFNNREEALKSFE, encoded by the coding sequence ATGGAAGATTTAACCAACTTATTTGAAGTCCAAAACCTCACTAATGTATCTATTTTAAAGTCTAAGACTAAAAGAACAACTGTTGAAATCGCGGCATCTCTTAAAGAATTGTTAAACAAGCTGATAGCTGAAGAGGGGCGCAACATTTTATTGATTGATCTTTCAGAAGTCGAGTTGGTTGAAAGTTCATTCCTCGGAGCAATCGTCTATGCATATAAAGAGACCATGCAAAGAAAAGGTACTATAAAAGTTTTGGTAACAAATGCAGTTGTCTATGATCGATTCATTCTAACTCAACTAGATAAATTATTCGAGATATTTAATAATCGCGAGGAAGCATTAAAAAGCTTTGAATAA
- a CDS encoding NAD-dependent epimerase/dehydratase family protein codes for MKNQPIALVTGASGFVGSHLVDLLISKNYKVKVIARRGSSLRWVKDQPIEIVNCNYDDMNGLKNAVSDCDYIFHVAGVIKSKTKEGYYEGNQKVTRNLLNAVKFSNPTLKRFVHVSSQAAVGPSSTREPIHEDTEFNPVTTYGRSKMAAEKEVLSEKENLPITICRPPAVYGPRDPEILIFFQTISKGLQPMIGFDEKNISLVHVSDLVRGILLAAENENSHGKTYFIADEKYYNWKDVGELASRLLNKKVMRIRIPHVIVFIVAAISQFFSYFRKEATILNLEKANEMIQQNWTCSVQNAMKDFGFRQQIDLETGFKETIDWYKKIGWLK; via the coding sequence ATGAAAAATCAGCCAATAGCACTCGTAACCGGAGCCAGTGGATTTGTAGGGAGTCATCTAGTAGATCTACTTATATCGAAAAACTATAAAGTTAAAGTAATTGCAAGAAGAGGAAGCAGCTTAAGATGGGTGAAAGATCAGCCGATTGAAATTGTGAATTGTAATTATGATGACATGAACGGATTGAAGAATGCCGTTTCAGATTGTGATTACATTTTTCATGTAGCCGGTGTAATCAAATCAAAAACTAAAGAGGGCTATTATGAAGGAAATCAAAAAGTTACAAGAAATCTATTAAATGCAGTAAAATTTTCGAATCCAACTCTTAAGCGGTTCGTTCATGTGAGTTCACAGGCAGCAGTTGGTCCAAGCTCAACAAGAGAGCCAATCCATGAAGATACCGAATTTAATCCAGTAACGACTTATGGACGATCAAAAATGGCCGCAGAGAAGGAAGTACTATCTGAAAAAGAAAATCTACCGATTACAATTTGCCGTCCACCGGCAGTTTATGGTCCGAGAGATCCGGAAATATTAATTTTTTTCCAAACGATTTCAAAAGGATTGCAGCCAATGATCGGATTTGATGAGAAAAATATTTCATTGGTCCATGTATCCGACCTTGTACGAGGGATATTACTAGCAGCAGAGAATGAAAATTCGCATGGAAAAACTTACTTCATTGCAGATGAAAAGTATTATAATTGGAAAGATGTCGGTGAACTTGCGTCTCGATTATTGAATAAAAAAGTTATGAGAATAAGAATTCCGCATGTTATTGTATTTATAGTTGCAGCGATTTCACAATTTTTTAGTTATTTCAGAAAAGAAGCAACAATTTTGAATCTTGAGAAAGCAAATGAAATGATCCAGCAGAATTGGACTTGCAGTGTTCAAAATGCAATGAAAGATTTTGGCTTTAGGCAGCAAATAGATTTAGAAACAGGCTTCAAGGAGACAATCGATTGGTACAAAAAAATTGGATGGCTGAAATAA
- a CDS encoding pyridoxal phosphate-dependent aminotransferase family protein produces MDLFEKCYSFTRADEVKALGYYPYFRAIEENEGPVVQIEGRKIIMAGSNNYLGLTAHPKVKEAALEAVKKYGTGCSGSRYLTGTLDLHIELEKRLAKFMKKEDVLLFSTGFQAAQGVIPVLVQRGEYIVSDKDNHASIVSGNLIGKAMTAGFERYKHNDMKDLEKVLAKLPKDAPKLIISDGIFSTTGTIADVPKIVELAKAYNARILLDDAHSVGVIGEGGRGTASHFGMIDEVDMTMGTFSKTFASLGGFVTGESKVINYIKHHSPALIFSASPTPPSVAAALAALDLLEQEPERIDRLQANSKKIQEGFKNLGFNIIESTSGIVPVIIGDDMKTFIFWRKLYDAGVFVNAFVSPGVPANMAMLRTSYMATHEDEHLNKIIEIFSVIGKELGVIS; encoded by the coding sequence GTGGATTTATTCGAAAAATGTTACAGTTTTACACGCGCTGACGAGGTCAAGGCATTAGGTTACTATCCGTATTTTAGAGCTATTGAAGAAAATGAGGGTCCTGTTGTTCAGATTGAAGGCAGAAAAATAATTATGGCAGGCTCAAATAATTATCTCGGTTTGACCGCTCACCCAAAAGTAAAAGAAGCTGCGCTTGAAGCTGTAAAAAAATACGGGACGGGATGCTCAGGTTCACGATACCTGACTGGAACTCTTGATTTGCACATTGAGCTGGAAAAACGATTAGCTAAGTTCATGAAAAAGGAAGATGTACTTCTTTTCAGTACTGGTTTTCAAGCTGCACAGGGAGTAATACCGGTTTTGGTTCAGCGCGGCGAATATATTGTTTCAGATAAAGATAATCACGCAAGTATTGTATCGGGAAACTTGATTGGAAAAGCCATGACTGCAGGTTTCGAACGATACAAGCATAACGACATGAAAGATTTAGAAAAGGTTTTAGCTAAGCTGCCGAAAGATGCACCCAAATTGATTATCAGTGATGGTATTTTCAGTACTACTGGAACAATTGCCGATGTACCAAAAATCGTTGAACTCGCTAAAGCGTACAATGCAAGAATACTTCTTGATGATGCCCATTCAGTTGGAGTAATCGGTGAAGGGGGACGCGGGACGGCAAGCCACTTCGGAATGATAGATGAAGTTGATATGACAATGGGAACGTTCAGTAAAACATTCGCTTCACTTGGCGGTTTCGTAACTGGAGAAAGCAAAGTAATAAATTATATAAAACATCATTCGCCTGCATTAATTTTTAGTGCAAGCCCAACCCCTCCATCAGTTGCTGCGGCTTTGGCGGCTCTTGATCTCTTAGAGCAAGAACCTGAGAGAATCGATCGGCTTCAAGCCAACTCGAAAAAAATTCAAGAAGGATTCAAAAATCTTGGATTTAACATTATCGAAAGCACATCGGGGATAGTTCCTGTAATAATTGGAGATGATATGAAAACGTTCATCTTCTGGCGTAAACTTTACGATGCAGGAGTTTTCGTAAATGCATTTGTTTCACCCGGAGTTCCAGCAAATATGGCAATGCTTAGAACAAGCTATATGGCAACACATGAAGATGAACATTTAAATAAAATCATAGAAATTTTTAGTGTGATCGGTAAGGAACTTGGAGTAATAAGTTAA
- a CDS encoding septal ring lytic transglycosylase RlpA family protein, producing the protein MKFIYKITVQSLLFFLFLFFETSFPQVLHEAEGFASYYADDFHGRRTSNGEIYDMHKLTAAHPYLPFNTWLKVTNVANGKTVTVRINDRGPFARNRIIDMSFAAGKILGMLGPGSIYVHLEIVNPPIESNDDKSNVSIPELESDEIYLRFRSKPIERSTVGTISNYGLYNSEMQRVNASGFVIQLASYSDLRSAKLFLEQTDDIPSNELFIQYADNGKYRIVVGLFRSRDEAERRKSQIQNHHPGCFVLTLR; encoded by the coding sequence ATGAAATTCATTTATAAGATTACTGTACAAAGCTTATTATTTTTTTTATTTCTATTCTTTGAAACAAGTTTTCCTCAAGTTCTGCATGAGGCAGAAGGATTTGCTTCTTACTACGCAGATGATTTTCACGGACGGAGAACCTCCAACGGTGAGATTTATGACATGCATAAATTGACCGCCGCACATCCTTATCTTCCGTTCAACACTTGGTTAAAAGTAACTAATGTCGCCAACGGCAAAACAGTAACTGTTAGAATTAACGACCGCGGCCCATTTGCACGAAACAGAATCATCGATATGTCTTTTGCTGCAGGTAAAATTTTGGGGATGCTCGGACCCGGATCAATTTATGTCCACTTGGAAATTGTAAATCCTCCGATTGAATCAAACGATGATAAGTCAAATGTATCCATCCCAGAATTGGAGTCGGATGAGATCTATTTGCGATTCCGATCAAAACCGATCGAACGATCCACAGTTGGGACAATTTCAAATTATGGACTATATAATTCGGAAATGCAAAGAGTTAATGCTTCAGGATTTGTGATCCAGCTCGCAAGTTATTCGGATCTTCGAAGTGCAAAGCTTTTTCTCGAGCAGACTGATGATATTCCGTCAAATGAGTTATTTATTCAATATGCTGACAATGGTAAGTACAGAATTGTAGTCGGTCTGTTTAGGAGTCGGGATGAAGCTGAAAGGAGAAAAAGTCAGATCCAGAATCATCATCCAGGATGTTTCGTCCTAACCCTTCGTTAA